A genomic segment from Leptolyngbya boryana PCC 6306 encodes:
- a CDS encoding tape measure protein: MSEIVGSLGMELELKRDRFDREVQSLRNLKDGQIRFAASLDTRALRRQVENLSKLNPKISATVAVSNLNAVEGQLRTLTRDRQINVGIRLDDRAVSQQLQALTQSRVIRLQAALINSTAIENQIASLTRDRIIKIGFEFDDKGVFQKLSKYSDKTFKVTAQVDDSRLTALNKHLDLKQKHFGQVNNYFKSSPLTPRTDLTHLDVLEKRLDAFKNSSIEIGVNVANVRSQIADLKAQLASIEIPVNIRNASASATQSVTQKVTADTSAIEKNVTQALNNSFQGLEKTVTNAFSKIGKGNVLGGIGDVLTAPLKLAANAASGILSGVGLGIGQEISKDLGKGISEGIDAELAPLIGSFRLVGKQAASALTGELIASLGQDGQLVQKILEDLVGKDNILIESGATRSKQRKRQQQRTVEATRFFQTEAQSTDRGAIRAEATKLSQQQADVEKIRANIAEKTASVADRMGGSRIKDRISKVSADLQSAIDNQNTRLVEQLSTELTQLGESLAEINRSAATFFQAEIDQVNSIQDKLATARQRLERKLQPFEAIETLGTIQAPAEVNQSIQSRRKSIAGLQDKQARLKTGSVRDAESLKSARQLRDQQLANPERDEAALAKINQLIESLQSRQAQRVKLYQSVSEQLAKEESQLQSLIAQSQQPLAVQAQTDELSSTLAGLFQQLAKVEELAQKATNEQTKAFVDRQREQIQSAISTTQQQLALLGANPGKAKAPQPVAPKSPVQQSAAPKPTQPASQVTSQPTSQSVPESEARPLPPTIRKILGEVAAISGVEVPENLVPKFNVSDQIKGTGQYDPGTNTLNISAEIAKQLATSGFSEEITAVIVHELRHAIQSGFGQVDSFKNPAIGLIRPTESELENAPVVRGRTLQQRIDGSTQLAQQRNPGKEALVRKVVEPLEADAYAFENRYASQVYRNVFNPPDAIPDPWADSAPIQKVEPVQQQTKQRKGLDITVDMDRLGDIAYQAGATIQAVSNTGKKVASVFRVMANSEAGQAFIGGVGNATRSFVAIAKTGYKVASAMESLALDMVPMGRTTKGILQQTAVPALAFGAATQFLPGGQIAAEGLNQLVGGAIAPFAQSATGAATGAATNFIQSVVPNFMGMQGAVGNAVTGMIQSGSATVTEMIVQAGTVILGGKVLTGVAGNAMKSALPPSQQNALPPSQTRALPQATIETQPVETIAALPPAPTPKVTPQAEIVQNPFEGLTRPQMLAASRKLGIQGVNSKTTKGDLEARLKSYRDQGEVDRVLEQVRAEIGKDGKPIAGVDKKAESAAIKKLAAAEKSINKKISALATATGKKRETLINEILAGTQSAIAEIDQLKGQNLSGETIRSLSGIQGRLENSYRNNPTLNDARNERIQTARSAAIQSANQRNITGLARVTAPAEAETATLGRTLKEGVRKLTNFTAKQFDVIPQPTIKGTLGAIAKSPRAKDLATDLAVNTAGFAASKLGEQYGIVPGLAGDLMGALAMRQVIARGRPSGKDLTGDLAGFAIGNGFASAANAGLDALSGVVPGAGLLKSIPLKGAIAAMATVPKVQQATEKFQQPQGLARVSSGGLIEKFKSLLPSNQKKSDQLKANYEAIYREIAKLSGAAFDPKNLPKLSIDANRLKAMGAEAFYDLEKNTIVIDESLARILSGRAGMLRRNADKIAGLVHEGRHSVQLDQGRLSLEQAASGQGVSLMDGRNLTRSQRQQVEASVGVARASGASAGQLNAAKALETDAYAFEANTGQILARVTGERRSLLQRLTQAFSRLTGQVSPEITARLEQLDRSVSTAVDQRVQSQIKEIESQIELGAIQPEGRTPRAAQRVKRERRKVGLTPAQQRDLDNLETQVNVQSFDNDLPVESLRSAARFDAAAERIRVRSDRTFERARTGERPGVRERARNLRQDLAPEAAEYFKAAQRGLQQLGIAPDKASEAFGRVKEALPGLNNGLKFLIGNAGLAVKGFLGFTVLSNILPQIQNFAAESLKAAIALDKVRTALNFSTGGKAADALKTVGTEAERLGIPLQSAQAGYSKLLASTRGTAVQGRASEDLFKGLNSAATVLGLGDEEYSGSILALSQIASKGKVQAEELRGQLGERVPGAFGIAARSLNISEGELNKRLEQGSVTAEEFLPKFARQLQVEFGGAAESASGGTQASLNKLQNSVLKTQQSLGALFTPAVSAGANALSGIIELLANNLDKVAIAALALTVRMTGIGALNLSGAIQQVLGLGNTISVASVKAAAFQALKFAGTIALIAAAVESVRSIGEVFALDEAGKQFEQFGNAGEASLKRIEEAAKRARGEISNVSPKPKTESKGFDLTLGAGKALGLGTVTTDDYLKFARELPGFKQIREGVSSATGGRFTPGTTVGELQQQRRSEEFQSFVGTGNELLGQAFNTGNARDILSRTSQFDNQITAQQNERNRLAAQPKTDRNAIAQADAEIKRLSEERSKITAPLTELQSGLQQQLSNARTALERTDLTGEERQSLQAQIANIEKAQGALGKLQNQFSTSADRVRELSIALAEMGMELEAVQRNAEIKFNINSRDELKARIANFGRDENASLNAGVSTAQLQAKRSQEQLVGTQRVLDNIKPKLETPEAKQVLESIVNPTTGKALSTDSSIEEIQRAKAGLSDSDPRKKQLDDLIEYKKALAELPNQERQVEADRLAVLEANQQKRLGLVEKEAAKRDLSNRKSLNAEQIALVRKQQNKSISEEDAAIESAKLASKQTDADLSNTQTQLQELNAAFNEGTISAEQFAQKRIELEGKVSDLTLKKAQDELSIREAINRKVLEGFERRNKIAAARIDASSSDAIANIRTTQLNGGLVGEGGQTEIAKVELSTTQQRIGLKQQELAEVKKLRDQRVLSEKEAADRTLAIEAELRDARSRIIDLQTQEVLRGIQKEVDAQKRASDAKIAALDREKVAIESTISLLDAKLKRNELDQQLSQATSGLRQTSLKGGLDRASEASSLQQQLSGAGQNEKAVIQNQLSELGYNGSNQVQILQQRQAIQAEMDQERINALRTQQELEKQSLALSFQKEKQQAKINLLERRSAVFKAEQNVLIAQGDLRKAQKTGDVNDIQNAAAIVDVNQKILEGSRQQLASQAELNGFLDEEFRKRQQISDLQQQTALDAAQQEADANRRKGQLEVAKAKDQFGGGVGGSMLNTGTLSGGMSGGGGSSGIGGGGRSISLFGEDIAASRRGSGDVEYAIKNAFGGRKGQEEAVLRAIQGLSGKDRDFAVMAAQDRGFGDIVNMVNKIDNAQSSASPNAASSLNSAVIDARMSGDVVGAIKSLGDRIDNLAKRPSNVSISTPDPISDYAKYRNEEAGRTLGSF, from the coding sequence ATGTCTGAGATCGTCGGTTCTTTGGGGATGGAACTCGAATTAAAGCGCGATCGCTTTGATCGCGAGGTGCAGTCCCTTCGCAATCTCAAAGATGGGCAAATCCGATTCGCTGCAAGTCTCGACACAAGGGCACTTCGCAGGCAAGTCGAAAATCTTAGCAAGCTCAACCCGAAGATTTCCGCAACTGTTGCGGTTTCTAATCTCAATGCCGTCGAAGGACAGTTAAGGACGCTTACCCGCGATCGACAAATCAATGTCGGCATTCGGTTAGACGATCGCGCAGTTTCTCAGCAACTCCAAGCCCTCACTCAGTCGAGAGTCATTCGACTACAGGCAGCATTAATTAATTCAACTGCGATCGAGAATCAAATCGCTTCGCTCACCCGCGATCGCATAATCAAAATCGGTTTTGAATTTGATGACAAGGGAGTTTTTCAGAAGCTCTCGAAGTACTCAGACAAGACATTCAAGGTCACGGCTCAAGTTGATGATTCGAGGCTCACAGCACTCAACAAGCATTTAGACCTGAAGCAGAAGCACTTTGGTCAAGTCAATAACTACTTCAAATCCTCCCCATTAACCCCAAGAACAGATCTCACCCATCTAGACGTATTAGAGAAGCGGCTGGATGCGTTCAAGAATTCGTCGATCGAGATTGGGGTGAATGTTGCGAATGTTCGGAGCCAGATTGCGGATCTAAAAGCGCAACTGGCGAGCATCGAAATTCCTGTCAATATTCGCAATGCCAGTGCCAGCGCAACGCAGTCTGTGACTCAGAAAGTCACGGCAGACACAAGCGCGATCGAGAAGAATGTCACCCAAGCATTAAACAATTCATTCCAAGGGCTTGAGAAAACCGTTACGAATGCCTTTAGCAAGATTGGCAAAGGCAATGTTCTGGGTGGAATTGGAGACGTTCTCACAGCTCCGCTCAAATTAGCGGCAAATGCGGCAAGCGGCATCCTGTCTGGCGTTGGTCTGGGTATTGGGCAAGAAATTAGTAAAGACCTTGGGAAGGGCATCTCTGAGGGGATTGATGCTGAACTCGCTCCATTGATCGGAAGTTTTCGACTTGTCGGAAAGCAAGCGGCTTCTGCTCTAACAGGCGAATTAATCGCGTCTCTAGGGCAAGATGGGCAACTGGTTCAGAAAATTCTTGAGGACTTAGTTGGCAAAGACAACATTCTGATTGAGTCAGGAGCAACCCGATCAAAGCAGCGGAAACGCCAGCAACAGAGAACAGTCGAAGCAACACGTTTCTTTCAGACCGAAGCTCAGAGCACAGATCGCGGCGCAATTCGAGCCGAGGCAACCAAGCTATCTCAGCAACAGGCAGATGTTGAGAAAATCAGGGCAAACATTGCCGAGAAAACCGCAAGCGTCGCAGATCGCATGGGTGGATCGCGGATTAAGGATCGGATTAGCAAAGTCTCAGCCGATCTTCAAAGCGCGATCGACAATCAAAACACCCGTCTCGTCGAGCAGCTTTCAACCGAACTCACTCAGCTAGGTGAATCACTCGCTGAAATCAATCGTAGTGCTGCAACATTCTTTCAGGCTGAGATTGATCAGGTCAATTCGATTCAAGACAAGCTGGCAACAGCACGCCAGCGCCTAGAACGGAAGCTGCAACCTTTTGAAGCGATCGAAACACTCGGCACGATTCAGGCTCCCGCTGAAGTCAATCAGTCGATTCAAAGTAGGCGGAAATCAATTGCAGGATTGCAGGATAAGCAAGCTCGACTAAAGACCGGATCAGTCCGTGATGCTGAATCTTTGAAGTCGGCTCGGCAACTTAGAGATCAGCAGCTTGCAAACCCAGAGCGAGACGAAGCAGCGCTGGCAAAAATTAATCAGTTAATAGAAAGCTTGCAGTCAAGACAGGCTCAACGTGTCAAGCTTTATCAGTCGGTGAGTGAGCAACTTGCGAAAGAAGAATCACAGCTACAATCGCTGATTGCCCAGTCTCAACAGCCTCTTGCAGTTCAGGCTCAGACTGATGAGCTATCCAGTACACTCGCTGGACTATTCCAGCAGCTTGCCAAGGTCGAAGAACTTGCCCAGAAAGCAACGAATGAGCAGACTAAGGCGTTTGTCGATCGACAAAGAGAGCAAATTCAATCTGCGATTTCAACAACGCAGCAGCAACTTGCACTGTTAGGAGCGAATCCTGGAAAGGCTAAAGCACCTCAACCCGTTGCACCGAAATCACCTGTTCAGCAGTCTGCTGCACCGAAGCCAACACAGCCTGCTTCACAAGTCACGTCACAACCTACTTCACAGTCTGTACCCGAATCCGAGGCGCGACCGTTACCCCCAACGATTCGGAAAATCTTAGGCGAAGTTGCTGCAATTTCAGGCGTAGAAGTCCCTGAAAATCTTGTTCCGAAGTTCAACGTCTCAGATCAAATCAAGGGCACGGGTCAATATGATCCGGGCACAAACACGCTCAATATCAGTGCTGAAATTGCGAAGCAGCTTGCTACAAGCGGGTTCAGTGAAGAAATCACAGCGGTCATCGTGCATGAGCTTCGCCATGCGATTCAGTCGGGTTTTGGTCAGGTCGATTCATTTAAGAATCCAGCGATCGGGTTAATTCGACCGACCGAATCAGAGCTAGAAAATGCTCCGGTTGTCCGTGGCAGGACATTACAGCAGCGCATTGATGGATCGACTCAGCTTGCACAGCAGCGCAATCCAGGCAAAGAAGCTCTGGTTCGCAAAGTGGTCGAGCCACTCGAAGCGGATGCCTACGCCTTCGAGAATCGCTACGCAAGCCAGGTTTATCGCAATGTATTTAATCCTCCTGATGCGATTCCTGATCCTTGGGCAGACAGCGCACCGATTCAGAAAGTTGAGCCTGTTCAGCAGCAGACCAAGCAACGCAAAGGTTTAGATATCACGGTCGATATGGATCGACTGGGCGACATCGCCTATCAAGCAGGTGCAACGATTCAAGCAGTCAGCAACACTGGCAAAAAGGTGGCGAGTGTTTTCCGAGTGATGGCGAATTCGGAAGCAGGACAAGCCTTCATTGGTGGAGTTGGCAACGCAACGCGATCGTTTGTCGCGATCGCGAAAACGGGCTACAAAGTTGCGTCTGCAATGGAATCGCTCGCCCTCGATATGGTTCCGATGGGCAGGACAACCAAAGGCATATTGCAGCAGACCGCAGTACCTGCACTGGCGTTTGGTGCGGCAACACAGTTCCTTCCAGGTGGGCAAATTGCAGCCGAGGGATTGAATCAGCTTGTGGGAGGCGCGATCGCTCCCTTCGCTCAATCGGCAACCGGAGCAGCAACCGGAGCAGCGACGAATTTTATTCAGTCTGTCGTTCCGAATTTCATGGGAATGCAGGGCGCTGTAGGCAATGCTGTGACGGGCATGATTCAGTCTGGCTCTGCCACTGTCACAGAAATGATTGTGCAAGCAGGCACAGTGATTCTAGGCGGCAAAGTACTTACAGGAGTTGCAGGCAACGCAATGAAATCTGCGCTGCCACCGTCTCAACAGAATGCACTGCCACCGAGCCAGACGAGAGCCTTACCGCAAGCGACAATCGAGACTCAGCCCGTCGAAACGATCGCAGCATTACCTCCCGCACCCACACCAAAGGTCACACCTCAAGCTGAGATTGTCCAGAATCCATTTGAGGGTTTAACCCGTCCTCAAATGCTCGCAGCTTCTCGAAAGCTGGGGATTCAGGGAGTCAATTCTAAAACGACGAAAGGGGATTTAGAAGCTCGACTCAAGAGTTACCGGGATCAAGGCGAAGTCGATCGCGTTCTTGAACAAGTTCGCGCTGAGATTGGCAAAGATGGCAAGCCGATTGCTGGTGTAGATAAAAAAGCTGAATCTGCGGCAATTAAGAAATTAGCGGCGGCTGAGAAGTCGATTAACAAGAAGATTTCAGCGCTTGCCACCGCGACTGGAAAGAAACGCGAAACGCTGATTAATGAGATTCTTGCGGGAACTCAGAGCGCGATCGCAGAAATTGATCAACTGAAAGGACAGAATCTTTCAGGCGAAACGATTCGCTCTCTGTCAGGGATTCAAGGCAGATTAGAAAACAGCTATCGCAACAATCCGACGCTGAATGACGCTCGCAACGAGCGAATTCAGACGGCTCGCAGTGCAGCGATTCAAAGTGCGAATCAGCGCAACATTACAGGACTGGCGCGGGTCACGGCTCCGGCTGAGGCTGAGACAGCTACGTTAGGTCGAACGCTGAAAGAGGGAGTACGCAAGCTCACAAACTTTACCGCGAAACAGTTCGATGTCATTCCACAGCCGACGATCAAGGGGACATTAGGCGCGATCGCCAAGTCTCCCAGAGCGAAAGACTTAGCGACTGATTTAGCTGTCAATACCGCCGGATTTGCTGCTTCAAAATTGGGCGAACAATACGGCATTGTGCCCGGTCTGGCAGGTGATTTGATGGGTGCGCTGGCAATGCGGCAAGTCATTGCGCGGGGTCGCCCATCTGGAAAAGATTTAACTGGGGACTTAGCTGGATTCGCGATCGGGAATGGATTTGCCTCTGCTGCAAATGCTGGATTAGATGCGCTCTCCGGTGTTGTGCCCGGCGCTGGATTATTAAAATCGATTCCGCTGAAGGGTGCGATCGCTGCAATGGCGACGGTTCCCAAAGTGCAGCAAGCGACCGAGAAGTTTCAGCAACCGCAAGGACTGGCACGGGTTAGCAGTGGCGGACTGATTGAGAAATTCAAATCTTTACTCCCTAGCAATCAGAAGAAATCTGATCAACTCAAGGCAAATTACGAAGCAATTTATCGAGAGATTGCCAAACTCTCAGGCGCTGCATTTGATCCGAAAAATCTCCCCAAACTCTCGATCGATGCAAATCGTCTCAAGGCAATGGGCGCAGAAGCGTTCTATGACCTTGAGAAAAATACGATCGTCATTGACGAATCACTCGCACGCATCCTCTCAGGACGTGCGGGGATGCTTCGCCGGAATGCAGACAAGATTGCAGGCTTGGTGCATGAGGGACGGCATAGCGTCCAGCTTGATCAGGGTCGATTGAGTCTAGAGCAAGCGGCATCGGGTCAGGGTGTGAGCTTGATGGACGGTCGCAACTTAACGCGATCGCAGCGTCAGCAAGTTGAAGCATCAGTCGGTGTTGCGCGCGCATCCGGTGCAAGTGCGGGTCAACTCAATGCAGCGAAAGCACTCGAAACCGATGCCTATGCGTTTGAGGCAAATACGGGGCAAATTCTTGCCAGAGTGACAGGAGAGCGCAGATCGCTCTTACAGCGTCTCACCCAGGCATTTAGCCGACTCACGGGGCAAGTTTCTCCGGAAATCACAGCACGGCTTGAACAGCTTGATCGGTCTGTTTCTACTGCGGTTGATCAGCGCGTTCAAAGTCAAATTAAAGAAATTGAATCGCAAATTGAACTCGGTGCAATTCAGCCAGAAGGACGCACTCCCCGCGCTGCTCAGCGAGTCAAACGGGAGCGTCGCAAAGTCGGGTTAACGCCTGCACAACAACGAGATTTAGACAATCTCGAAACTCAAGTCAATGTGCAGTCATTTGACAATGATTTGCCCGTTGAAAGCTTGCGATCTGCGGCAAGGTTTGATGCAGCGGCGGAACGGATTCGAGTCAGGAGCGATCGCACATTTGAACGCGCTCGTACGGGAGAGCGCCCAGGTGTTCGAGAAAGAGCAAGAAATCTGCGACAAGATCTTGCGCCGGAAGCGGCTGAGTATTTCAAAGCCGCACAGAGAGGATTGCAGCAGCTTGGGATCGCACCTGATAAGGCATCTGAGGCGTTTGGTCGAGTCAAGGAAGCGTTGCCCGGTCTGAATAACGGACTGAAGTTCCTGATCGGCAACGCAGGTCTAGCAGTTAAGGGCTTCCTGGGCTTCACGGTTCTGTCGAATATCCTTCCTCAGATTCAGAACTTTGCAGCAGAATCCCTCAAAGCAGCGATCGCATTAGACAAAGTTCGGACTGCTCTGAATTTCTCCACAGGCGGAAAAGCAGCAGATGCACTGAAAACGGTCGGAACTGAAGCCGAACGACTCGGCATTCCGTTGCAGTCGGCACAGGCGGGATATTCTAAGCTACTGGCTTCGACTCGTGGCACGGCAGTCCAGGGCAGAGCTTCAGAGGATTTATTCAAGGGTTTAAACTCAGCCGCAACGGTACTGGGTCTGGGCGATGAAGAATATAGTGGTTCGATTCTGGCATTGAGCCAAATTGCCTCGAAAGGCAAAGTTCAGGCTGAAGAATTGCGGGGTCAGCTTGGTGAACGTGTCCCAGGCGCGTTTGGGATTGCAGCCCGATCGCTGAATATTTCCGAAGGAGAGCTAAACAAGCGATTAGAGCAAGGCAGTGTCACGGCTGAAGAATTCTTGCCGAAGTTTGCTCGTCAGTTGCAAGTTGAGTTTGGTGGAGCCGCAGAATCGGCATCCGGAGGCACTCAAGCATCGCTGAACAAGCTACAAAACTCAGTTCTCAAAACTCAGCAATCATTAGGAGCATTGTTTACGCCTGCGGTATCAGCGGGTGCGAATGCGTTATCGGGCATTATCGAATTGCTTGCCAATAATCTCGATAAAGTTGCGATCGCGGCATTGGCTCTCACGGTGCGAATGACTGGGATCGGAGCACTTAATCTTTCAGGCGCAATTCAGCAGGTGCTTGGGTTAGGGAATACGATTTCAGTTGCTTCGGTAAAAGCAGCAGCGTTCCAGGCGTTGAAATTTGCAGGAACGATCGCACTCATTGCTGCGGCTGTTGAGTCCGTTCGCTCGATCGGGGAAGTGTTTGCACTGGATGAAGCGGGCAAACAATTCGAGCAGTTTGGCAATGCAGGCGAAGCTTCTCTTAAACGAATCGAAGAAGCGGCTAAACGTGCCCGTGGCGAGATTTCTAATGTTTCACCCAAACCTAAGACCGAATCAAAAGGTTTTGACCTGACTCTGGGCGCGGGTAAAGCTCTGGGATTAGGGACAGTTACCACTGATGACTATCTAAAATTTGCGCGTGAGCTTCCAGGATTCAAGCAGATTCGAGAAGGCGTAAGCAGCGCAACGGGCGGACGATTCACACCTGGCACGACAGTCGGAGAACTACAACAGCAACGCCGTTCTGAGGAGTTCCAAAGCTTCGTCGGCACGGGTAACGAACTGCTAGGACAAGCATTCAATACGGGCAATGCTCGCGATATTCTCAGCCGAACTTCACAGTTTGATAATCAAATCACGGCACAACAGAATGAGCGCAATCGACTCGCGGCACAACCTAAGACAGATCGAAACGCGATCGCGCAAGCAGATGCCGAAATCAAGCGACTGAGTGAGGAGCGCTCCAAGATTACCGCTCCACTTACTGAACTGCAATCTGGATTGCAGCAGCAGCTCAGCAATGCTCGTACCGCCCTAGAACGAACTGATCTCACCGGAGAAGAGAGACAGTCATTACAGGCTCAAATCGCCAATATTGAGAAGGCGCAAGGGGCGCTTGGCAAGCTTCAGAATCAATTCTCCACATCCGCAGATCGCGTTCGCGAATTGTCGATCGCGCTGGCTGAAATGGGTATGGAACTTGAAGCAGTTCAGCGCAATGCCGAAATCAAATTCAACATCAACAGCAGAGACGAACTCAAAGCCAGAATCGCGAATTTTGGCAGAGACGAGAATGCGTCGCTGAATGCAGGCGTGAGTACTGCCCAGTTGCAAGCGAAGCGCTCTCAAGAGCAACTAGTCGGGACTCAGCGAGTTCTGGACAACATCAAACCGAAACTTGAAACGCCAGAAGCAAAGCAAGTTCTCGAGTCGATTGTTAATCCCACAACCGGAAAAGCTCTCAGTACCGATTCATCGATCGAAGAAATCCAGCGCGCTAAAGCAGGTCTGAGTGATTCTGACCCACGCAAGAAGCAGCTCGACGATTTGATCGAATACAAGAAAGCTCTGGCAGAGTTGCCCAATCAAGAGCGACAAGTCGAAGCAGATCGATTAGCAGTACTCGAAGCCAATCAGCAGAAACGACTCGGACTGGTTGAGAAGGAGGCAGCTAAGCGTGACCTATCGAACCGCAAATCACTCAACGCTGAGCAAATTGCGCTCGTTAGGAAACAGCAGAATAAATCGATCAGTGAAGAAGATGCCGCGATCGAGTCGGCTAAGCTTGCCAGCAAACAAACTGACGCAGATCTCAGCAACACTCAGACTCAGCTACAGGAACTCAATGCAGCCTTTAACGAAGGCACGATCAGCGCTGAACAATTCGCCCAGAAGCGGATTGAGTTAGAGGGCAAAGTAAGCGATTTAACACTCAAGAAAGCTCAAGATGAATTGAGCATTCGTGAAGCCATCAACCGCAAAGTTCTCGAAGGGTTTGAGCGTCGCAATAAGATCGCTGCTGCTCGGATTGATGCAAGTTCGAGTGATGCGATCGCGAATATCAGAACCACTCAGCTCAATGGCGGTCTGGTGGGCGAAGGTGGTCAGACCGAGATTGCCAAGGTCGAACTATCCACCACACAGCAGCGAATTGGACTGAAACAGCAGGAACTCGCAGAAGTGAAGAAGTTGCGAGATCAGCGAGTGCTATCTGAGAAAGAAGCAGCGGATCGGACGTTAGCAATTGAAGCTGAATTACGCGATGCGCGATCGCGAATTATTGACCTGCAAACTCAGGAAGTTTTGCGTGGCATTCAGAAGGAAGTAGATGCCCAGAAACGCGCTTCTGATGCCAAGATTGCTGCATTAGACCGTGAGAAAGTTGCGATCGAAAGCACGATTTCATTGTTGGATGCCAAGCTCAAACGAAATGAGCTTGATCAGCAACTCTCACAAGCAACTTCTGGATTGCGGCAAACTTCACTCAAGGGTGGATTAGACAGAGCTTCCGAGGCTTCCAGTCTGCAACAGCAATTGTCGGGTGCTGGTCAAAATGAGAAGGCGGTAATTCAGAATCAACTTTCTGAATTGGGCTACAACGGCTCGAATCAGGTTCAAATCCTGCAACAGCGCCAAGCCATTCAAGCTGAGATGGATCAAGAGCGAATCAACGCGCTTCGGACTCAGCAAGAGCTTGAGAAACAATCCCTTGCACTCAGTTTCCAGAAGGAGAAACAGCAGGCAAAAATCAACCTATTAGAAAGACGAAGTGCGGTTTTCAAAGCTGAGCAGAATGTTTTGATCGCCCAAGGTGATTTGCGGAAAGCGCAGAAGACCGGGGATGTGAACGACATTCAGAATGCGGCTGCGATCGTTGATGTCAACCAAAAAATTCTAGAGGGTAGTCGCCAACAGCTTGCAAGTCAGGCTGAGCTTAACGGCTTCCTAGATGAGGAGTTTAGAAAGCGTCAGCAAATCTCCGATTTACAGCAGCAGACAGCGCTTGATGCAGCACAGCAAGAAGCGGATGCGAATCGCCGTAAAGGTCAGCTAGAGGTTGCAAAGGCAAAGGATCAGTTTGGGGGCGGTGTAGGCGGATCGATGCTTAACACTGGAACGCTTTCTGGTGGCATGAGTGGAGGGGGAGGCTCATCGGGGATCGGGGGCGGTGGTCGCAGTATAAGCCTGTTCGGTGAAGATATTGCGGCAAGTCGTCGAGGAAGTGGAGATGTCGAATACGCAATCAAAAATGCTTTTGGCGGTCGAAAAGGGCAAGAAGAAGCAGTATTAAGGGCGATTCAAGGCTTGTCTGGCAAGGATAGAGATTTTGCAGTGATGGCAGCGCAAGATCGCGGATTTGGCGACATTGTGAATATGGTCAACAAAATCGACAATGCTCAATCCAGCGCGTCACCCAACGCGGCAAGCAGTCTCAATTCTGCGGTGATCGATGCCCGCATGAGTGGGGATGTAGTTGGGGCGATTAAGAGTTTGGGCGATCGTATCGATAATCTCGCGAAGCGTCCAAGCAATGTTTCGATTTCAACACCTGATCCGATTTCGGATTACGCAAAATATCGAAATGAGGAGGCGGGTAGGACGCTTGGAAGTTTCTAG
- a CDS encoding DUF1828 domain-containing protein gives MNTNILEANFQQRFSEKVKLFEDGENRFKVFTPFLFDDGDHLSIVLKKERDRWLLSDEGSTYMHLTLTIDESDLFEGTREKIITRTLSSMNVLDREGELIAEVNEEEYGEALYSFIQALLKIADISYLSRERVQSTFLEDFEEMILEVVPEHRVEFKWYDRQQDEKRLYQVDCHVNHMQRPLFIYALSNDDRVTNATIAIYKFREWGLDFRPVGIFDNQEIISRKVLSRFTEVCDRQYVDIANNKQRIQENLKEMIEAGR, from the coding sequence ATGAACACAAACATCCTAGAGGCAAATTTCCAACAAAGATTTAGCGAAAAAGTTAAGCTCTTCGAGGACGGAGAGAACAGATTCAAAGTGTTTACACCCTTTCTGTTTGATGATGGAGATCATCTATCAATAGTTCTCAAGAAAGAGAGAGATAGGTGGTTACTGTCTGACGAAGGAAGCACATATATGCATTTGACTCTCACAATAGATGAGAGCGATCTGTTTGAGGGGACAAGAGAGAAAATTATTACAAGAACCCTATCATCAATGAATGTGCTTGATAGAGAAGGAGAGCTCATTGCTGAGGTTAACGAAGAAGAATACGGTGAAGCTCTCTATAGTTTCATTCAAGCACTACTAAAGATTGCAGATATAAGCTACTTATCTAGAGAAAGAGTTCAATCAACATTTCTTGAAGATTTCGAGGAAATGATACTAGAGGTGGTTCCTGAACACAGAGTAGAGTTCAAATGGTATGACAGACAACAAGATGAAAAAAGGCTGTATCAGGTTGATTGTCATGTAAATCATATGCAACGCCCTCTTTTTATCTATGCCTTATCAAATGATGACAGGGTCACAAACGCGACTATTGCAATCTACAAATTTAGAGAGTGGGGACTAGATTTCAGACCAGTTGGAATCTTTGATAATCAAGAAATAATTAGTAGAAAGGTTTTATCGCGATTTACAGAGGTTTGCGATAGGCAGTACGTAGATATCGCAAACAACAAGCAGAGAATTCAGGAAAACCTGAAAGAAATGATAGAGGCTGGAAGATAA